CGCGCGGGACGGGGGCGATAACGGTCGCGCCCTGTTTCCACAGCCGCCGAGCGCGCGCGAAGGCGAGAGGAAAGAGCACGAACAGCGTGAAGACGACCGAGACGGTCGTGATCGTCTCGAGCACGTCGCGGTCGGACGTGTCCGGCGGCGGCGTTTCCACGACCGCTCCCGGCACCGCCGATGCCTTGGCCACGGCCAGATCGGCTTGGGCGATCTGCTGCTCGAGGCTGGAGATGCGGGCATCGGTTTCCTTCAGCCTCGCCTCGAGGCCCTGCTGATCAGCCGGGGAGATCTCGTCCGCGCGAAGGTCGCTGGCGATGTCATTGCGCTGGTCCTGTACCCGCTCCAGCTGGTCGCGCAGCTCGCTGCGCTGTGCTTCCATGGCCTTGAGCACCGCCGAGGGCGAGGCCCCATCGGGGGTCATGGTGACCGGGAAGGCACCGTCCGGAACGGAGGTGGCGGTCGGCGGCGGCGGTGGGGTGGGCTGCATGTCGCGGGCGCGGGTGACTCGAGGGAACGGACGGTCGCGATTGGCCGCGTCGATTGCTGGCGGCCTGTGTGCCGTACGTTCGGGAACGGACACGGTTTCGGCAATGCCATCGTCCGCACCGCTCACGCCCCCACGATGTTACCCCGCCACTACCGGTGCCGTACGGCGACAGGTGGTGACCAGGCGGGCGTTCAACCAGTGCGCGCGCACGATGCACAGCGCACCAGCTACCCCCGCCAGCACCTCCGCCACGGGCATTTCCGTAGCGGGACGCACCACCAGCAGCAGGACGAACCCTGCGGCCAACCACAGCGCGGGGCGCGGCGAGCGGTGGCGCGGGTACGACGGCCCCAGACTGACGGCCCCCACGCCGAGCGACGCCGCAAGAAACACGGTCTCCACCTGCGGGTCGCCAAGTCGGCTGGCCCCGAGGGTCGACAGCAGCCCCGCAAACAGCGCCGTGGCCGCGCAGTGCACCGCGCACAGCGTGCTGGTGGCGATGCCAAGGCGGTCGAGCCAGGGCCGGTCAGGGCGTTCATGAGTGGCGACGGGGACGCGCATGTCAGTAATGATAGCGCGTTCTCATACTCTATCAAGGGCGCCGCGCCCAGTCGGTCCCTTGAATCCGCCGACCAACTCGGCCAGATATCAAGGCTGTGTTTCGACCCGGGGGCAATGCCCCCACTCCGCCCCGGCTCCCGGGGCATCCATTCAAGAACGCGCACACCGCCGGCAATGGTGGCGCATGCTGGAGTTCGCATGGCCAAAGAAGGCATTCATCCGCCGTACCACTCGGTCGTTTTCAAGGATGCGTCGACCGGCGCGCTGGTCCTCACCCGTTCGACGATGACGAGCGAGCAGAAGATCAAGCTCGACGACGGCAACGAGTACCCGCTCATCCTCCTCGAAATCACGAGCGACTCGCACCCGTTCTACACGGGCACCCAGCGCCTCATCGACACGCAGGGTCGCGTCGACAAGTTCAAGAAGCGCTACGGCCGCTGAGCCTGATGACCGAACGCCAAACCGCCCCGGATCGCATCCGGGGCGGTTTGCTTTTCAGGTTGCGGCGTGGGCGGTGGTGCGCCCCGACGATGCGCGAGGGTGCGCCTGAGCGCGGGCGCGCCCCTGTCGCGCCACCTGCTGCCGGACGGCCTCGAGATGCGGACCGAAGATGGCCGGATCATCGGCGAGCACCGCGCGCGCCATGGCTTCATCGTCGCGGCGCGTGACGCCGAACACCCGCGCAATCAGCCGCTCCAGTCCGCGCCAGAAACCCACGCCGTCGAGGATGGGATTGAGGAAGTCGGTGAGCACGCAGTAGTGCGAGTCTTTCCCCAGCACATGGTGGCGGTGGTGATGCGACGGTGATTGGATGAGGTGCAGCCGCTGCAGGAGCCGCACGATCGGGCCGTTCTCCCGGCGGGAGCGATGGCTCCACTTGTGCACCTGGTTGGCATTGAGCCCGAGCACCATGGACAGCGCAATCATCCAGTTGAACACGCCGAGCGCCAGCGTCAGGGCGGTGATGCCGGCGCAAATGGCGAGCAACAGCCGTGAACTGAGGAACCACGAGTTCGTCACGAACGCCCGCGGGGCGTAATGATGCAGGATATTGGGCTTCGTGACGTGGCGACCAACGATGGGCCACGACGGGTCCCCGTACGCGTCTTCAATCCAGTGAAAGACGCCCGACAGCAAGTCGGTAATGAGCCAGACAGCGACGATCTGCAACAGCACGAGCAGTACGGACATGTACGACCTCCCGCATCGTGAACGTGAGATGCAACGGCAACACCGTGCTGCATGATGTGCTCCACCGTCCGCCGGCGCATCCCCCGTTTGCCTGACACCTGCGACTCTGGCGTCAGGCGGCGTCAGGCGGCGTCAGTCGGCGGCGGGCGGCTCGCTGCCGGTGAGCGCCGCCGTAATCAACAGCACGACGGCGGCAACCGCACACTCGACGCGCACAGCGCGCACGGCGGGATTTTCCCCCCGCGTGATGCGCTTTCGTTGACGGGCCCCGACGGTCAGCACGATGAGCACCAGCGCCGACTTGAGCAGGAGCAGACGGCCGTAGTCGCTGGCAAGAATGGCGGCGGGGGGCGTGCCCAGCAGGAGACGCGCGCCACTCCCCACGCCGGTGAGTACGGTCACCGGGGCCATGATCGTGGCCGTGCGGCTGAAGGTGCGCCACGCGGCGTCGCGCAGGGCAAAGGCCGGTACGCGAGTAATGAGCAGCGTCACCACCAGACCGCCAATCCAGGCGCCCATCGCCGCCACATGCATGGCGTCGAGCAGCCGCGCCCCCAGCGGCCAGCGCTCATCGGCGGCGGCGTGCCCCAGCCCGCCCATTGCCGCCGCCACGCCCAGCGAGGCCATGAGCAGCAGCAGCGAGGTCGTACGTCCCACCGGCAGCAGCAGGGCCACACCGGCCAGAACGCACGCCCCCATCAATTGACTCCACCCCTGCCCCCACCCGGTGTCGGTGAGCAGCGTGGGCACGTCGGCGCTGGTCATCTCGAGCGCGCTCAATTGCAGCACCAGCAGCAGCAGCGGCGCCGTCACCAGCGCGGCCGCCCCGCCCCACGCCAGCACGCGCGGGGCGCGCGATTCGTGCACGCTGCGTGCGCCGGCCTTCCACTCGGGATCGAGAAATGCCACGCTGGCGCGTCCCATGGCCAGCAGCGCGCCCACGTACAGCAGCAGGCGCGCTGCTCCTGCCCACGTCACCCCTTCATTCACTACTTCGCGAGCTTCACGGTGAACGCGGAAACGCCGTCAACGACATGACCATCCTTCGACATGGCCTTCCACGTGATCGTGTACTTGCCATCGGTCAACGGCGTACTGAACTTCGCCACCACCGGTTCGTCCTTGGTGGCACCGCGTGTCAGTTTGGCGGTGGGTACGGCAGCGCCCGTCGCGTTGGTGACCGCCACCTTCGTGGCTGGCAGATCGGCGAGTTCACTCAACCACAGCTTCACGGCCTCGGGGGACGTGGTCACCGTCGTGTCCTTCCCGGGAAAGATCGCCCGCAACTTGAGATGCGGCAGGCGCGCCGCACTGACCAGAGCAGGAGTGACAACGGCCAGCACGAGCGCGGGCAGCAGCAGACGGGGACGCATCATTTGGAGGCTCTCCATGGGTTCGAGAAGCGCGGATCGCGCAGAAACGTGCTATCGGTGAGACTGCGAAGAAAGGCCACGAGATCACGCTTCTCCTGCGCGGTGAGCTCCATGGGCTTGAGAAACTCACTCTTGAGCGGGCTGTCGGCGCCCACCCCCGCATGCGGCCCTCCACGAAGCGTGCGACCGCCAGCGTTGTAGTGCTCGATCGCCGCCTCGAGCGTGGCCACACTGCCGTCGTGCATGTACGGCGCCGTCACCGCGACGTTCCGCAGCGTCGGGGCCTTGAACTTGCCCATGTCCAGCGGGTCGTTCGACACGGCGTGCACGCCGGTATTGGGCGCTGGATAGGCGCCCTGGCCATCGATGTTGTACAGGCCGGTGTTGTGGAACTCCACCTCCACGAACCCCTTGCCCACGTAGTTCACGGTGCCCGTGAAGTTGAAGCCACCGTGACAGTGGAAGCACTCGGTCTTCTCGCTGAAGAACAGCGCCTCGCCGCGGCGTGCCGATGCGCTGATGGCCGAGCGTTGCCCCTGCTTGTATGCGTCGTACGGCGAGCGGCCGCTGATGAGCGTGCGCTGGAAGCTGGCGATGGCCTTCACGATGTGATCCAGCGACACGGGCTCACGCTGCCCCGGGAACGCCGCCGCGAAGAGCGTGCGATAGCGTGGCTCGCCTCGCACCCGCTCGAGCAACGCCTGTTCCGCTCCCGACAGCCCCAACTCGACCGGATCCTCGCCGAACATGGGCACCAACGCCTGCTTTTCGAGCGACGTCATGAGCGGG
Above is a window of Gemmatimonas sp. DNA encoding:
- a CDS encoding MerC domain-containing protein: MRVPVATHERPDRPWLDRLGIATSTLCAVHCAATALFAGLLSTLGASRLGDPQVETVFLAASLGVGAVSLGPSYPRHRSPRPALWLAAGFVLLLVVRPATEMPVAEVLAGVAGALCIVRAHWLNARLVTTCRRTAPVVAG
- a CDS encoding type B 50S ribosomal protein L31 is translated as MAKEGIHPPYHSVVFKDASTGALVLTRSTMTSEQKIKLDDGNEYPLILLEITSDSHPFYTGTQRLIDTQGRVDKFKKRYGR
- a CDS encoding fatty acid desaturase CarF family protein, with amino-acid sequence MSVLLVLLQIVAVWLITDLLSGVFHWIEDAYGDPSWPIVGRHVTKPNILHHYAPRAFVTNSWFLSSRLLLAICAGITALTLALGVFNWMIALSMVLGLNANQVHKWSHRSRRENGPIVRLLQRLHLIQSPSHHHRHHVLGKDSHYCVLTDFLNPILDGVGFWRGLERLIARVFGVTRRDDEAMARAVLADDPAIFGPHLEAVRQQVARQGRARAQAHPRASSGRTTAHAAT
- a CDS encoding CopD family protein, producing the protein MTWAGAARLLLYVGALLAMGRASVAFLDPEWKAGARSVHESRAPRVLAWGGAAALVTAPLLLLVLQLSALEMTSADVPTLLTDTGWGQGWSQLMGACVLAGVALLLPVGRTTSLLLLMASLGVAAAMGGLGHAAADERWPLGARLLDAMHVAAMGAWIGGLVVTLLITRVPAFALRDAAWRTFSRTATIMAPVTVLTGVGSGARLLLGTPPAAILASDYGRLLLLKSALVLIVLTVGARQRKRITRGENPAVRAVRVECAVAAVVLLITAALTGSEPPAAD
- a CDS encoding copper resistance CopC family protein, which codes for MMRPRLLLPALVLAVVTPALVSAARLPHLKLRAIFPGKDTTVTTSPEAVKLWLSELADLPATKVAVTNATGAAVPTAKLTRGATKDEPVVAKFSTPLTDGKYTITWKAMSKDGHVVDGVSAFTVKLAK
- a CDS encoding methanobactin export MATE transporter MbnM, translating into MRRRTLWGVAGGLGLVSVVVGSHWPVVTAAAQPPSAAFRWQLPPGFPEPVVPADNPMSTAKVALGRHLFYDTRLSGTGTFSCASCHEQARAFADALPRAVGSTGEVHPRGSMSLANVAYSPALTWANPLMTSLEKQALVPMFGEDPVELGLSGAEQALLERVRGEPRYRTLFAAAFPGQREPVSLDHIVKAIASFQRTLISGRSPYDAYKQGQRSAISASARRGEALFFSEKTECFHCHGGFNFTGTVNYVGKGFVEVEFHNTGLYNIDGQGAYPAPNTGVHAVSNDPLDMGKFKAPTLRNVAVTAPYMHDGSVATLEAAIEHYNAGGRTLRGGPHAGVGADSPLKSEFLKPMELTAQEKRDLVAFLRSLTDSTFLRDPRFSNPWRASK